In Streptomyces sp. NBC_01381, the sequence GAGATCAACGCGCTCTGCCTGTGGTGCTGCCTGGCCTGGGTCGCCACGCTCCTGATGTTCTGGTACGTCACGTCCTTCAACGTCCGCAAGGGCTTCCTGCCAGCCCCGGGCTGGGTCAAGAGCTTCTTCGAGGACTTCAGCTGGGCCCTGCCGGTGATGCACATCGGCGTCATCGCGATGCTGATCCTCACGCGCTGGGGCGCCGACCTCTGGGCCTGACCGGCGCCCGGAGGGATTGTCAGTGGGGTGACATAGGGTTCTGGACGTGGAGCCCGACCTGTTCACCGCCGCAGCCGAAGACCGCCAGGAGAAGGACCCGTCCAGCAGTCCCCTGGCCGTCCGGATGCGCCCGCGCACCCTCGACGAAGTCGTCGGCCAGCAGCATCTGCTGAAGCCGGGCTCGCCCCTGCGCCGCCTCGTCGGCGAGGGCGGGGGAGGGCCCGCAGGACCGTCCTCGGTATTCCTGTGGGGCCCGCCCGGCATCGGCAAGACGACGTTGGCGTACGTCGTCTCGAAGGCCACGAACAAGCGCTTCGTCGAGCTCTCCGCGATCACCGCGGGCGTCAAGGAAGTGCGCGCGGTCATCGACGGCGCCCGCAGGGCGATGGGCGGCCACGGCAAGGAGACCGTCCTCTTCCTCGACGAGATCCACCGCTTCAGCAAGGCCCAGCAGGACTCCCTGCTCCCTGCGGTCGAGAACCGCTGGGTCACGCTGATCGCGGCGACCACCGAGAACCCGTACTTCTCGATCATCTCCCCGCTGCTCTCGCGCTCCCTGCTGCTCACCCTCGAGCCGCTCACCGACGACGACCTGCGCGGCCTGCTGCGCCGGGCGCTCAGCGCCGAGCGGGGCCTCGGCGAAGCGGTCACGCTGCCCGACGAGGCCGAGGCACATCTGCTGCGCATCGCCGGCGGCGACGCCCGGCGCGCGCTCACCGCCCTGGAGGCGGGCGCGGGCTCGGCCCTCGCCAAGGGCGAGAAGGAGA encodes:
- a CDS encoding replication-associated recombination protein A — protein: MEPDLFTAAAEDRQEKDPSSSPLAVRMRPRTLDEVVGQQHLLKPGSPLRRLVGEGGGGPAGPSSVFLWGPPGIGKTTLAYVVSKATNKRFVELSAITAGVKEVRAVIDGARRAMGGHGKETVLFLDEIHRFSKAQQDSLLPAVENRWVTLIAATTENPYFSIISPLLSRSLLLTLEPLTDDDLRGLLRRALSAERGLGEAVTLPDEAEAHLLRIAGGDARRALTALEAGAGSALAKGEKEITLQTLEESVDRAAVKYDRDGDQHYDVASALIKSIRGSDVDAALHYLARMIEAGEDPRFIARRLMISASEDIGLADPTALPTAVAAAQAVAMIGFPEAALTLSHATIALALAPKSNAATIAIQQAQADVRAGLAGPVPPHLRDGHYKGAAKLGHAQGYVYPHDVPGGIAAQQYAPDAIEGKRYYQPTRYGGEARYADVVERVRARLKGEQPEA